TTCGGCATCGCTGTGAATGGTGGTTCCAACGGCTTCCCCCTGAATCAATCCAAGCAATTGTTCAGGCGTTTTCCAGGAAGCGATAATCACAGGATTACCAATTTGATTCGCGGTTTGCAGGGCAGCTTTCACCTTTACCGCCATGCCGCCATTGATAACGCCTTGCGCTATCAACTGCTCAATAGACTTTGAATTCAGCTCAGCAATAGGCTGCATGTCGGCATCAAGCACACAAGGCACATCGGACAAAAGTACAAGTTTAGCTTCTAGCGCATGAGCAATAGCCGCAGCGGCTTCATCGGCATTAACGTTCAATAGCTGTCCGTTTGCGTCAGCACCAATTGAGCTGACAATGGGTAGCTGTTGATTGCCCAAGACTTGCAATAACAATTGAGGATCATTGGCTTTTGCAGTACCAACAGCTCCCAATTTTTCGTTAAGCTGCGTTGCTGTGCATATGCCGCCGTCAAGCAATGACAACCCGACAGGCACGATGCCTTGCTGCATCGCCCATCCACACAGCGTTTTGTTAACCGTGCCAGCTAAAGCGCCTACCACATAAGGCAAATGTTCGTTTGGCGTAACCCGCAAACCATCGATTTTTTCCGATGTTAAGCCCAGTGCTTTCAGCAGGTTTTCAACACTGTTTCCACCACCATGCACCAACACCAGAGGTACGCTTGGCATAAGTTGCTTTAGCGTAGAGAAAAAATGGATTGCAGCCGTTTTATCTTCTAACAACGCACCGCCAACCTTGATCACCAAAGGCGTATGATTAGCCATGAGCAACCCCCTGATGAGATGGCGCTAACAGCCCGGTGTGATGGGCAAAACCACTGACCAGATTGGCACATTGCAGAGCTTGAGAAGCTGCGCCTTTTAGCAGGTTGTCGATGGCACTGGTCACAACGATGTACTGTGAGTTCACATCATATTTCCAATGCAAATGGCACTGCGCAGAATGCACAACGTCATCCAACTTCGGCCACGACTGGCAAAGTTTAATCAGAGGTTCGTCGGCATAGGCTTGATTAAAGGCATTATCAATGACCTCGACGTTGGCAGAAGAATTCAGCTTCGCCGTAACCGTTGCCAAAATGCCACGCTTAAAGTTACCCAAATGCGGAGTAAAAATAACTTCTGCGCCCAAATGAGAGGCAATTTCAGGTTGGTGTCTGTGTCCTAACACACCATAAGCTTGCAAGCTGACTTCGCAAAAACTGTTGCCCATAGTGGCTTTTCTACCGGCTCCGCTCACGCCAGAAATGGCATTGATAATGGGATAATGATCGGCATCCAGTAACCCGGCTTGCATCAAAGGCTTAAGTGCCATCAAGGAAGCGGTAGGATAACAACCTGGAACCGCCACCAGCTTACTTTTTTCAATCGCTTTAGCATTCCACTCAGCCAAGCCGTAAACCGCCTGTTCAAGCAAATCGGGATATTGGTGAGTAAAACCATAAAAACTGTCGTAAAGATCATGTTGCGCCAAACGAAATGCACCAGACAAATCCAACACTTTGGCTTTGCCGCTTAATAGTTTGGGCATCCAGTCATGGCTCGCTTCATGAGGCGTCGCCAGGAAGATCAAATCCACCTGATCCGCCAACACTTCCAGCGTGTCTTCGCTAATAGATTGCAGTGCCAAATAAGGCTGTTCAAAATCCTGTTCTGACAGTCGCCCATCCAGATGATTTAAATACTTTCCGGCATCGGAACTATTTTCTGATACATACACGCTATGCAGACTGATATTCGGGTGTTGCACGATCAGTCTGGCAAGTTCGGTTCCGGTATATCCACTGGCTCCAATAATGGCACTTTGCAACATAATTTCACTCTTGATTGTTATCATTCGCTTGGTAACGAAAAGGTTATTCGGTCTTAATATGGATAAATCTAAATGGGAATTTCGACTATCGTCGTCGAATGAGAGTGACAGGCAGAGACGACGAATGTAGTGAAGATGTTTGCTTGCCTACCAAGTTAATCAATAGATGCATAAAACCACCTGACGCAATACAAACAAACAGCATCTGAAGTAAATCAGAACATTGTGCAAACATGTGTAAAGCTGAGTGTTTCATTGTGCCAAATCGATCTATTTAAAATTAACTAAGGGAATAGACTACTATCTAAGCTATGGCTTAGATGTCCTACTTCGTCAAGGTTTCTGCGCATACTACCAGTAAAATATATTTATGCAACATTCATGAATAAATATATTAATTTATTTTTCCTGTCATTCATTTCAATCAAATCCATTTAAATATTGTCTTACAAAGCTAAAGTCAGAGTAATTGAAAGATAAGGAAGACACATAAAATTTGTAATAAATATGCAACATTTCCGTAATTTTATTGTTACCGGGGAATATTGAAATGCGCTGATTAGCCTCATAGGCTTGGCTGAAAGCGGTCTGGATGAAATATAGAGGGTAGAAAGGTATAGAAAGCAAGGTGAGGCTATTGCATTTAACCGTTAAACCATCGCTTCCCTGCGATAAATTCTTGTGGGTGACTTGCAGTTATGTGCTCTTATTTAGAGTGAGTTAACCACCTCTGCTCTGGCAACTTCTTCAGTACGCAGAAAATCGAGTACCACTTGGTTAAATTGCTCAGCTTGATCATAGTTAGGCACATGCCCCGCTTGCTCCAAAATCACTAACTTGGAACCGCGCAGAATGGTGCTCATTTCTTCACCACGAGTAAAGGGCACGCCACGATCCTCTTTTCCCCACACAATCAAGGTTGGTAAAGACAAATTGCCTAAACGATGAATTTCATCGCTTAGCTTATCGAAGAATTCTCGACGTTGAATGCCCAACAACACATCAATAGTGCCGGCAATCTTATGAAAACGGGTGACATTTTGAAAATACTCATCCGTAATCAGGTGCTTGTTGTGAACGAAGAAATCGCCAAGGCTTTTACGTCGTAAGGCATCGGTTTTTAACTCCATCAAAAAATTTCCAACGCCGGGCATATTCACCAGCTTACTCGCTGCGGGTAGTTTATTGGGAAGACCCGCAGCATCAACCAATATCAATTTATGAATTCGTTGTGGATGATTAAGAGCGAATAGAATGCTGGTACCACCGCCCATTGATTGCCCAACCAATGTCGCTTTATCAATGCCCATTTTATCCATGAAGCGCAATACTTGTTCTTCATACAAGGGATAACCGTAATCAAGAGGTTCACGAGTGCTGTAACCGAAGCCCCATAAATCCAGCGCATACACTTTATGCTCAGCAGCAAGCGCATCAATATTTTCATGCCACATGTATGAATCGTAGAAAAAGCCATGCAGAAGAATAACTGGCGCAGCGCCTTCTTTGCCTTCACCTTTTTCCAGATAATGAGTTTGGCGACCGCCTAAATCTACAAACTTCCCTTGTGCATATTTCTCAGCCCATTCATCCAGTGGCTGGCTGTCCCAAGGAACAAATTGTGACGCATCATCAAACCAATCAACCTGAGTAAAGGCAATAAGCAAACCGAGCAAAACCACTGCACCTAATTTTGTCTTCTTATTCATAACTATGTCTCACAATTGTTTATTGAAGTTTTCAACCATCCACTCGTGAAATAAAAACATTGAGACGATTGATTCGAAGCAAACATATCAGCCTCGACAAAAATCAAACGGCCTACACAACAGGCAAAATGGAAGGAAAACAGCAGGTTTCAAAGCGACTATTTAGCATTCCCTTGCACAAGATAAACTTTAAGAATCAACCTGTTTGAAGTTAATTTGTTACTTCTAACTCAGAGGCTTTTGCGGCTCGGGATTCGTTCTCGGTACGCAAAAAATCAAGCACGACCTGATTAAATTGCTCAGCTTGATCATAGTTAGGCACATGCCCAGCCTTATCCAAAATCACTAACTTGGAACCGCGCAGAATGGTGTTCATTTCTTCACCGCGAGTAAAGGGCACGCCGCGATCTTGCTTCCCCCAAATAATCAGGGTTGGCAGAAATAAGTCACCTAAATGATGGATCTCATCACTAAGCTTATCGAAAAATTCTCGACGCTGAATGCCCAACAACACATCCGTA
Above is a window of Paraneptunicella aestuarii DNA encoding:
- the argB gene encoding acetylglutamate kinase, translating into MANHTPLVIKVGGALLEDKTAAIHFFSTLKQLMPSVPLVLVHGGGNSVENLLKALGLTSEKIDGLRVTPNEHLPYVVGALAGTVNKTLCGWAMQQGIVPVGLSLLDGGICTATQLNEKLGAVGTAKANDPQLLLQVLGNQQLPIVSSIGADANGQLLNVNADEAAAAIAHALEAKLVLLSDVPCVLDADMQPIAELNSKSIEQLIAQGVINGGMAVKVKAALQTANQIGNPVIIASWKTPEQLLGLIQGEAVGTTIHSDAESNAENIAEYQMKLSSETK
- the argC gene encoding N-acetyl-gamma-glutamyl-phosphate reductase; translated protein: MLQSAIIGASGYTGTELARLIVQHPNISLHSVYVSENSSDAGKYLNHLDGRLSEQDFEQPYLALQSISEDTLEVLADQVDLIFLATPHEASHDWMPKLLSGKAKVLDLSGAFRLAQHDLYDSFYGFTHQYPDLLEQAVYGLAEWNAKAIEKSKLVAVPGCYPTASLMALKPLMQAGLLDADHYPIINAISGVSGAGRKATMGNSFCEVSLQAYGVLGHRHQPEIASHLGAEVIFTPHLGNFKRGILATVTAKLNSSANVEVIDNAFNQAYADEPLIKLCQSWPKLDDVVHSAQCHLHWKYDVNSQYIVVTSAIDNLLKGAASQALQCANLVSGFAHHTGLLAPSHQGVAHG
- a CDS encoding alpha/beta fold hydrolase produces the protein MNKKTKLGAVVLLGLLIAFTQVDWFDDASQFVPWDSQPLDEWAEKYAQGKFVDLGGRQTHYLEKGEGKEGAAPVILLHGFFYDSYMWHENIDALAAEHKVYALDLWGFGYSTREPLDYGYPLYEEQVLRFMDKMGIDKATLVGQSMGGGTSILFALNHPQRIHKLILVDAAGLPNKLPAASKLVNMPGVGNFLMELKTDALRRKSLGDFFVHNKHLITDEYFQNVTRFHKIAGTIDVLLGIQRREFFDKLSDEIHRLGNLSLPTLIVWGKEDRGVPFTRGEEMSTILRGSKLVILEQAGHVPNYDQAEQFNQVVLDFLRTEEVARAEVVNSL